From a region of the Dunckerocampus dactyliophorus isolate RoL2022-P2 chromosome 20, RoL_Ddac_1.1, whole genome shotgun sequence genome:
- the trit1 gene encoding tRNA dimethylallyltransferase: MAASTHSMKCALRKAMTPSLVVILGSTGTGKSKLAIEIGKRLQGEIISADSMQVYQGLDIITNKVTVEERSQCRHHMISFVDPLVSNYTVVDFRNKALTLIDNMHNRNKLPIIVGGTNYYIESLLWQVLLDAGKESSADGDTDRKLELEKLGEVELHKRLLEVDPKMAAMLHPNDKRKIARSLQVYEETGIPHSSWLEEQRCQQGGDGLGGPLRYPDPCIFWLHADMDALDKRLDARVDEMLSVGLIEELQDFHARFNQKKVQNDSQNYQHGIFQSIGFKEFHDYLTAPGSTTQQERDVLRNKGVEALKMATRRYARKQNKWVRNRFLKRPGDSVPAVYGLDVTDVAKWEETVLNPALQILDSLCKHEEPTVPPIRALRAEQVNKRSRHTCDLCDKVIIGDLEWAAHLKSKKHHFHVRKKRKTDAECNGSQSNASSPVSDVDIQTNLSAFSQDTHTTH; encoded by the exons ATGGCGGCGTCCACGCATAGCATGAAGTGTGCATTAAGGAAAGCCATGACTCCGTCGTTGGTCGTCATTTTGGGATCTACCGGCACCGGAAAGTCCAAACTGGCGATTGAAATAGGAAAACGGCTCCAAGGAGAAATAATCAGCGCCGATTCCATGCAG GTGTACCAGGGTCTTGACATCATCACCAACAAAGTGACGGTTGAGGAACGTTCCCAGTGCAGGCATCACATGATCAGCTTCGTGGACCCGTTGGTTAGCAACTACACTGTTGTGGACTTCAGGAACAAAGCTCTGACTCTAAT TGACAACATGCATAACCGAAACAAACTGCCAATCATTGTCGGCGGAACTAACTACTACATTGAGTCCCTACTTTGGCAAGTGCTATTGGACGCTGGG AAGGAGAGTTCAGCAGATGGAGACACGGACAGGAAGCTGGAACTGGAGAAACTGGGAGAAGTTGAATTACATAAGCGACTCCTGGAAGTGGATCCCAAAATGGCTGCTATGTTGCACCCGAATGACAAGCGCAAAATTGCCAG AAGCCTGCAAGTCTATGAAGAGACAGGCATTCCTCACAGCTCCTGGCTGGAGGAGCAGCGATGCCAGCAGGGAGGGGATGGCCTAGGGGGCCCGCTTAGGTACCCAGACCCTTGCATCTTTTGGCTACACGCTGACATGGACG CACTGGACAAGAGACTGGATGCTCGTGTAGATGAGATGTTGTCCGTCGGGCTGATAGAGGAGCTACAAGACTTCCATGCACGCTTCAATCAGAAGAAAGTCCAGAATGACAg TCAGAACTATCAGCACGGGATATTCCAGTCGATTGGTTTTAAAGAGTTTCATGACTACCTGACGGCGCCTGGAAGCACCACCCAGCAGGAGAGAGACGTGCTGCGAAACAAAG GTGTAGAAGCTTTAAAGATGGCTACCAGGCGCTATGCCCGCAAGCAGAACAAGTGGGTCCGCAACCGCTTCCTTAAAC GACCGGGAGACAGCGTGCCAGCAGTGTACGGCCTGGATGTGACGGATGTGGCAAAATGGGAGGAGACGGTGCTGAACCCTGCACTGCAGATACTGGACAGTCTCTGCAAG CATGAGGAGCCCACTGTTCCACCAATCAGAGCACTGCGGGCGGAGCAAGTAAACAAACGCAGCCGCCATACCTGCGACCTGTGCGACAAAGTGATCATCGGGGACCTGGAGTGGGCCG CTCACCTCAAGTCTAAGAAGCATCACTTCCAcgtgaggaagaagaggaagaccgACGCTGAATGCAACGGGTCTCAAAGCAATGCTTCATCTCCCGTATCGGATGTAGACATTCAAACAAACCTCTCTGCTTTCTCACAGgacacccacacaacacactag
- the myclb gene encoding protein L-Myc-1b: MPGISSSAASHYDNWDMDHLDHYQHYFYDDHNPDEDFFKSTAPSEDIWKKFELVPTPPMSPIRAVEGSGRLVCPTLGDKLEWVSQFLGQEDEQQQQQQQQQQQDLPCKVTPASDSIGNLSSIIIQDCMWSCFSAGQQLERVVGERCLSCPTRGAAAKVGSTGASPGRVQGVPADAPALSCLAADCVDPAAVLTFPLNTCKKQVSSGSESHTDSSDDEDDQDDEEEEIDVVTVEHKQQQRKPRRLVNARKPVTITVRADPLDPGMKRFHISIHQQQHNYAAPSPDTLPPAVEPPRKRVRQEASTHALHLQSQNCHQPRLGHAPLNLDSRRSQVTVAESPNLNASSPTSSASPSSPPCSSSSSSSSSSPHSKPHHLPHLSSPQSSDCEDTDRRKAHNFLERKRRNDLRSRFLSLRDEIPGLADCPKTPKVAILTRATEYLQQLHASERQKVQERKQLKTKQLQLLQRLAQLKRS; encoded by the exons ATGCCGGGCATAAGCTCCTCTGCTGCGTCTCATTATGACAACTGGGACATGGACCACCTGGACCACTACCAACATTATTTCTATGACGACCACAACCCTGATGAGGATTTTTTCAAGTCCACAGCGCCCAGTGAGGACATATGGAAGAAATTCGAGCTGGTGCCGACCCCGCCCATGTCCCCTATCCGGGCGGTGGAAGGGTCAGGCAGGTTGGTGTGTCCAACTCTCGGGGACAAACTGGAGTGGGTGTCACAGTTTTTGGGGCAGGAggatgaacaacaacaacaacaacaacaacaacagcagcaggacCTGCCCTGCAAAGTGACCCCGGCCAGCGACTCCATTGGGAACCTAAGCTCCATCATCATCCAGGACTGCATGTGGAGCTGCTTCTCTGCTGGCCAGCAGCTGGAGAGAGTTGTAGGGGAGCGCTGTCTCTCCTGCCCCACGAGGGGGGCGGCTGCCAAGGTTGGGTCCACCGGGGCGTCACCGGGGAGGGTGCAGGGTGTCCCTGCTGATGCGCCGGCTCTCAGCTGTCTTGCAGCGGATTGTGTGGACCCGGCTGCCGTGCTCACCTTCCCTTTGAATACCTGCAAGAAGCAAGTGTCCTCTGGGTCCGAGTCTCACACAGACTCATCAG ATGATGAGGATGACCAAgatgacgaggaagaggagatcGATGTGGTGACGGTGGAGCACAAGCAGCAACAGCGCAAACCCCGCCGACTGGTCAACGCTCGCAAACCGGTGACCATCACAGTGAGAGCGGACCCCCTGGACCCCGGCATGAAGCGTTTCcacatatccatccatcaacaGCAGCACAACTATGCCGCCCCCTCCCCGGACACCCTTCCGCCGGCGGTGGAGCCGCCCCGTAAGAGAGTCCGCCAAGAGGCCTCTACACATGCGCTCCACCTTCAGAGCCAGAACTGCCACCAGCCTCGGCTTGGCCACGCCCCCTTGAATTTGGACAGCAGACGGTCTCAAGTGACTGTGGCCGAGTCGCCCAACCTCAATGCCTCCTCACCTACCTCCTCCGCATcgccttcttctcctccttgctcctcctcctcctcatcctcctcttcatcgCCCCACTCAAAACCCCACCACCTCCCGCACCTTTCCAGCCCCCAGTCCTCCGACTGCGAGGACACGGACAGGCGCAAAGCTCACAATTTCCTGGAACGCAAGCGACGCAATGACCTGCGCTCGCGCTTCCTGTCGCTGCGGGATGAGATCCCGGGCTTGGCGGACTGCCCCAAGACGCCCAAGGTGGCAATCCTGACGCGGGCCACAGAGTACCTGCAGCAGCTGCACGCCAGCGAGAGGCAGAAGGTTCAGGAGAGGAAGCAGCTGAAGACCAAGCAGCTGCAGCTGCTGCAGAGGCTGGCGCAGCTCAAACGATCCTGA